The sequence below is a genomic window from Streptomyces sp. NBC_00582.
GACTGCTCACGCACGCGCAGGTGCGCCGGGTCAACGCCCGGGCGGACACCCTCCTCGGCGGCCTCGGCACCTGGGTCTACTGCCCCCACACCCCCGCCGACCACTGTGCCTGCCGCAAACCGCGCCCCGGGCTGGTGATCGAGGCGGCCCGCCGCCTCGGCGTGGCGCCGGGCGACTGCGTGGTGGTCGGCGACATCGCCGCCGACGTCCTGGCCGCCCGCGCGGCGGGTGCCCGGGCCGTGCTGGTGCCCACCGCGGCGACCCTGCCCGAGGAGATCGAGGCGGCCCCCCGCACCACGCCCGACCTGCCGACGGCGGTGCGCATGCTGCTCAGGGACGGTGAGCTGCCATGAGGACGCTGGTCGTCCGGCTCGACAGCTTCGGCGACGTGCTCCTCGCCGGGCCCGCCGTCCGCGCGGTCGCCGCGCACAGCGCGCACGTCACCCTGCTCTGCGGCCCGCTCGGCGCACCGGCGGCCCGGCTGCTGCCCGGCGTCGACGAGGTGACCGTGTGGGCGGCGCCGTGGGAGGGCTTCGACCCGCCGTCGGTGGCGGACGCGGACCCCGACGGTCTCGTACGGCGGCTGCGGGCGGCCGCGTTCGACACCGCGCTGATCCTCACCTCCTTCCATCAGAGCCCGCTGCCCACCGCCCTGCTGCTGCGACTGGCGGGGATCCCCCGGATCGGCGCCGACAGCGTCGACCATCCGGGCCGGCTGCTCGACGTACGTCACCGGCGTCGGGCGGGCCGCCACGAGGCCGAGGCCGCGCTCGACACGGCCGCCGCCCTGGGCTTCCCGCCTCCCGCCGGGGACGACGGCCGCCTGCGGGTCGTCCCGGCCCCCGACACCGTCGCCCTCACCGGCAACGGCCCCTACGTCGTCCTGCACCCCGGCGCCAGCGCGCCCGCCCGCGCCTGGAGTCCCGACCGCTGTGCCGAGGCCGTCGAACTGCTCGCCGACGAGGGCCACCGGGTCGTCGTCACCGGCGGCCCCGACGAGCGGGACCTGACGCGGCGGGTCAGCGGCGCCACGGCCGTGGACCTGGGCGGCCGGACCGACCCGCGCACCCTGGCGGGTGTCCTGCGCACGGCCGACGTCGTGGTCAGCGGCAACACCGGCCCGGCCCATCTGGCCACCGCCGTCGGCACCCCGGTCGTGTCCCTGTTCGCGCCCGTCGTGCCGGCCGAGCGCTGGGCGCCGTACGGGGTGCCGAGCGTGGTCCTCGGCGACCAGCGCGCGCCCTGCGCGGACAGCCGTGCCCTGCGCTGCCCCGTCGCCGGCCATCCCTGTCTGGACGACGTCACGGCCCAAGACGTCGCCTGCGCGGTCCGCAAGCTGCTCGAGGAGCGTTCATGAACATCCTGGTCTGGCATGTGCACGGTTCGTGGCTGACGGCGTTCGTCCAGGGACCGTACGACTTCCTCGTCCCCGTGACCCCGGACCGGGGGCCGGACGGACTGGGGCGGGCGCGGACCTGGCGCTGGCCGCCCGGGGTGCGGGAGGTGCCGCCCGAGGAGCTGGGCACGGCGGACATCGACCTGATGGTCCTGCAACGGCCGCACGAGCTCGCCCTCGCCCGGCGCTGGACGGGCCGCCGGCCCGGCGTCGACGTGCCCGCCGTGTACGTCGAGCACAACTGCCCGCACGGGTCGGCCGTCGACACCCGGCACCCGCTCGCCGACCGCGACGACGTCCCGCTCGTGCACGTCACCCACTTCAACCGGCTGATGTGGGACAACGGCCGGGCCCCGACCGAGGTGATCGAGCACGGCGTCATCGACCCCGGCCCGCTGTGGACCGGCGAGGAGCCGCGCGCGGCCGTCGTCGTCAACGAGCCGGTACGGCGCGGCCGGACGACCGGGACGGACCTGCTGCCCGTGTTCGCGCGCACGGTCCCGCTCGACGTGTTCGGCATGCGCACGGAAGGACTCGCCGACCGGCTCGGCCTCCCGCCCGCCCGCTGCCGCAGCCGCGATCTGCCGCAGGGCGAACTGCACCCGGCGATGGCCCGCTGCCGCCTGTATCTCCACCCCGTCCGGTGGACGTCCCTCGGGCTGTCCCTGCTGGAGGCCATGTTCCTGGGGATGCCCGTGGTGGCCCTGGACACCACCGAGGTGCGCGAGGCCGTGCCCGAGGAGGCCGGAGTGGTCTCCAACCGCTTCGACGTGCTGGAGGACGCCGTCCGCCGCTTTCTCGCGGACCCCGTCGACGCCCGGCGCACGGGGGAGGCCGCCCGGGCCGCGGTACAGGCCCGTCACGGAGAGCGGCGATTCCTGGACGACTGGGAACGCCTGATCAAGGAGGTCACCCGATGAGCACCAGCCGCCCGTCGGCCGGCCGCGTCGCCATGGTCTCCGAGCACGCCAGTCCGCTGGCCGAGCTCGGCGGCCCGGACGCGGGCGGCCAGAACGTGTACGTGGCCCAACTGGGCCGTCTGCTGGCGCGCCGCGGCCACGACGTGGTCGTCTACACCCGCCGCGACGACCCGGAGTCGCCCGAGCGGGTCGTGACGGACGACGGGGTGCGGGTCGTCCATGTGCCCGCGGGACCGCCGGCCCCCATCCCCAAGGACGAACTGCTGCCGTACATCCCCGAGTTCGGCACCTGGCTGGCCCGGGAGTGGGCGCAGGAGCCGCCCGACGTGGTGCACGCCCACTTCTGGATGTCCGGCTTCGCCGCCGTCATCGGGGCGCGCGGCCGCGGCATCCCCGTGGTGCAGACGTACCACGCGCTCGGCACCGTGAAGAAGCGGTACCAGGGCGCCGCCGACACCAGCCCTCAGGAACGGATCGGCATCGAGACGGCCGTGGGCCACGAGTGCGCCGGCATCATCGCCACCTGCGAGGACGAGGTCGGCGAACTCCTCGCCATGGGCCTGCCCCGCGAGCGCATCCATGTCGTGCCCTGCGGGGTGGACCCCGAGCACTTCGCACCGGTCGCCGGAGCCCGCCGGCCCGCCGGGGCGCCCCACCGGCTGCTCACCGTCGGACGGCTCGTGCCGCGCAAGGGCTTCGACCGCGCGATCCGCGCCCTCGCCGACGTCCCCGACGCCGAACTCCTCGTCGCCGGCGGCCCCGAACCCGCCCTGCTCGGCGCCGAACCGGAGGCCGAACGGCTGCGGGCGCTCGCCGAGGAGTGCGGGGTCGCCGACCGGGTGACCCTGCTGGGCGGGGTCACCCCGGCGCGGATGCCCCGGCTGATGTCCGGCGCGGACCTCGTGCTGTCCGTTCCCCTGTACGAGCCCTTCGGCATCGTCCCCGTCGAGGCCATGGCCTGCTGCGCGCCCGTGCTGGCGACCGCCGTCGGCGGGCAGCTCGACACCGTCGTCCACGACGTCACCGGCTTCCTGGTGTCCCCCGACGACACCCACGACCTCGCCGCCGCCGTCCGCGGCCTGCTCGGCGACCCCGCCCGGCTGGCCCGCTACGGTGCCGCCGGCCGGCGCCGCGTCCTCGCCCGCTACACCTGGGACCGCGTGGCCGACGGCGTGACCCGGGTGTACGGCGCCGTCTCCGCCGTCCCCGCCCTGACGGGAGCCCTGCGATGAAACTCGCCACCGACACTCCGCGTGCCCCGCGGACCCGGGTCGCGCACTGCGACGACCTCATGGAGGCCCTCGAAGGGTTCCGCTGCTACGCGGCCCCCGTCGTCGAGCGCTGGGGCGCCTGCCTCGCCTCCCGGCTGGCGGCGGGCTGCCGGCTACTCGTCGCCGGCAACGGCGGCAGCGCCGCCCAGGCGCAGCACCTGAGCGCCGAGCTGGTCGGCCGCTACCGCGACGACCGGCCGCCGTTCTCCGCGCTCGCCCTGCACGCCGACACGTCCTCGACCACGGCCATCGCCAACGACTACGGCGTCCAGGAGATCTTCGCCCGCCAGGTCTGCGCCCACGGCCGGGCCGGGGACGTGCTGGTGCTGCTGTCGACCAGCGGGGCCAGCGCCAATCTGCTGGTGGCCGCCAAGGAGGCGCACCGCCTCGGGATGACCGTGTGGGCCCTGACCGGTCCCGCGCCGAACCCCCTGGAGGGCGGCGCGGACGAACGCCTGTGCGTGGACGCGGCGACCTCCGCCACCGTCCAGGAACTGCACCTGGTGGCCGTCCACATGCTCTGCGAGTCCTTCGACCGGGCCGTGGCCGGGGCGGGCGGGCCCGGGCAGGAGGACCCGTGAGCACCCCGGCGCCGCTGCTCGTCGTGGGGGACGCGCTGCTCGACCACGACGTGTGCGGGCGGGCGGAGCGGCTGGCACCCGACGCGCCCGTGCCGGTGGTCAGCGGGGCACGGCGCGTGAGCCGGCCGGGCGGGGCCGCGCTCGCGGCGTGCCTCGCCGCGGCCGACGGCCGGCCCGTCACCCTGGTGACCGGGCTGGGCGAGGACGACAGCAGCACCTGTCTGACCCGGCTGCTCGCGGACCGCGTCCGGCTGATCCGGCTGCCCCTCACCGGTCCGCTGTCCAGCAAGACCCGCGTCCTCGCCGGGAGCAGGCCCCTGCTGCGGCTGGACGACGGCGACGGGCGGGCCGTCGGCCCGACCGACGAGGCACGCCGGGCGGTCACGGAGGCCGGTGCCGTCCTCGTCTCCGACTACGGGCGCGGCACCGCCGACGCGCTGCGCGAGGCCCTGGCCGAGGCGAGCGCGCACCGGCCCGTCGTCTGGGATCCGCATCCGCGGGGGGAGGCGCCGGTGCGCGGGGTGCGGCTGGCGACGCCCTCCGCGGCAGAGGCCCGTGGCTTCGCCGGGCGGTTCGCCACCGCCCCGGAACCCGGAGGGGGTACGGCGTTGCAGTGCGCGGCGCGGGACGCGGGGACGCTGGTGCGCCGGTGGGGGGCGGCGTCGGTGGCCGTCACGCTGGGCGGGCGGGGCGCGCTGCTGTCGCACGGGGAGACACCGCTGCTGCTGCCGTCGCCGGTGACCGCCGAGGGCGACGCCTGCGGTGCCGGTGACCGCTTCGCGGCGGCCGCCGCCGGGCTGCTGGCCGACGGCGAGCTCACCGAGACCGCGGTGCGGGCCGCCGTGCACGCGGCCACCCGGTATGTGAGCGAGGGCGGGGTGCGCTCGCTGACCTGGGAGGACACCGCGCGGGAGCCGGCCGGGGGTGCGGAGCCGGTGGACGGCGCGCTCGGCACCGCGGCCCGGGTCCGGGCGGCGGGCGGGACGGTCGTCGCCGCCGGCGGCTGCTTCGATCTGCTGCACGCCGGTCATGTGGCCCTCCTGGAGGCCGCGCGCCGGGCCGGGGACTGCCTGGTGGTGTGCGTGAACTCCGACGCCTCGGTGCGCCGCCGCAAGGGCCCCGGGCGGCCGCTGGTCGAGCTGGCGGACCGGGTGCGGGTGCTGCGGGCGCTGGAGTGCGTGGACGCGGTCGCCGTGTTCGACGAGGACACCCCCGAGCGGCTGCTCGGCGAGCTGCGTCCGCACATCTGGGCCAAGGGCGGCGACTACGCGCTGACCCGGCTGCCGGAGACACCGCTGGTGGAGAGCTGGGGCGGACAGGTGGTGCTGTTCCCCTACCTGGACGGCCGGTCCACCACGGGCCTGGCCCGGCGGGCGGCCTCCGGCCCGCGGCCGAGCGGGCGTCCGCGGTGACCTCGGCGCCACCCAGGGTGCTGGTGCTGCGCGCCCTCGGTCTGGGCGATCTGCTGACCGGGGTGCCCGCGCTGCGGGGCGTCCGGCGTGCCTTCCCAACGCACCGGGTGGTCCTCGCCCTCCCGGCGGCGCTCGCGCAGGCCGCGTCGGCCACCGGGGCGGTGGACGCGGTCCTCCCGGCCGAGGCGCCGCACCGGGCGGTGCCGGTGCTGGAGGGCTGGCCGGGCGGCCCCCCGGAGGTGGCGATCGACCTGCACGGCAACGGACCGGAGAGCCGTGACGCGCTGGCCGCCCTCGCCCCCCGCCGGCTGCTGGCCTACGCCCAGCCAGACCCCTCTCCGGCCCGTCCCCCGGTGTGGCGGGCGGACGAGCACGAGCGCGAGCGCTGGTGCGGTTTCCTCGCCGCGTACGGCATCGCCGCCGACCCGGACGACGTACGCCTGCCCGCACCGGCCACGCCGTCGCCGGCGCCG
It includes:
- a CDS encoding D-glycero-alpha-D-manno-heptose-1,7-bisphosphate 7-phosphatase, producing MSRLAAVLFDRDGTLVEDVPYNGDPDRVRLLPGARRALDLLRSAGLPTGVVSNQSGIGRGLLTHAQVRRVNARADTLLGGLGTWVYCPHTPADHCACRKPRPGLVIEAARRLGVAPGDCVVVGDIAADVLAARAAGARAVLVPTAATLPEEIEAAPRTTPDLPTAVRMLLRDGELP
- a CDS encoding glycosyltransferase family 9 protein, whose product is MRTLVVRLDSFGDVLLAGPAVRAVAAHSAHVTLLCGPLGAPAARLLPGVDEVTVWAAPWEGFDPPSVADADPDGLVRRLRAAAFDTALILTSFHQSPLPTALLLRLAGIPRIGADSVDHPGRLLDVRHRRRAGRHEAEAALDTAAALGFPPPAGDDGRLRVVPAPDTVALTGNGPYVVLHPGASAPARAWSPDRCAEAVELLADEGHRVVVTGGPDERDLTRRVSGATAVDLGGRTDPRTLAGVLRTADVVVSGNTGPAHLATAVGTPVVSLFAPVVPAERWAPYGVPSVVLGDQRAPCADSRALRCPVAGHPCLDDVTAQDVACAVRKLLEERS
- a CDS encoding glycosyltransferase, with translation MNILVWHVHGSWLTAFVQGPYDFLVPVTPDRGPDGLGRARTWRWPPGVREVPPEELGTADIDLMVLQRPHELALARRWTGRRPGVDVPAVYVEHNCPHGSAVDTRHPLADRDDVPLVHVTHFNRLMWDNGRAPTEVIEHGVIDPGPLWTGEEPRAAVVVNEPVRRGRTTGTDLLPVFARTVPLDVFGMRTEGLADRLGLPPARCRSRDLPQGELHPAMARCRLYLHPVRWTSLGLSLLEAMFLGMPVVALDTTEVREAVPEEAGVVSNRFDVLEDAVRRFLADPVDARRTGEAARAAVQARHGERRFLDDWERLIKEVTR
- a CDS encoding glycosyltransferase codes for the protein MSTSRPSAGRVAMVSEHASPLAELGGPDAGGQNVYVAQLGRLLARRGHDVVVYTRRDDPESPERVVTDDGVRVVHVPAGPPAPIPKDELLPYIPEFGTWLAREWAQEPPDVVHAHFWMSGFAAVIGARGRGIPVVQTYHALGTVKKRYQGAADTSPQERIGIETAVGHECAGIIATCEDEVGELLAMGLPRERIHVVPCGVDPEHFAPVAGARRPAGAPHRLLTVGRLVPRKGFDRAIRALADVPDAELLVAGGPEPALLGAEPEAERLRALAEECGVADRVTLLGGVTPARMPRLMSGADLVLSVPLYEPFGIVPVEAMACCAPVLATAVGGQLDTVVHDVTGFLVSPDDTHDLAAAVRGLLGDPARLARYGAAGRRRVLARYTWDRVADGVTRVYGAVSAVPALTGALR
- a CDS encoding D-sedoheptulose-7-phosphate isomerase, with protein sequence MKLATDTPRAPRTRVAHCDDLMEALEGFRCYAAPVVERWGACLASRLAAGCRLLVAGNGGSAAQAQHLSAELVGRYRDDRPPFSALALHADTSSTTAIANDYGVQEIFARQVCAHGRAGDVLVLLSTSGASANLLVAAKEAHRLGMTVWALTGPAPNPLEGGADERLCVDAATSATVQELHLVAVHMLCESFDRAVAGAGGPGQEDP
- a CDS encoding PfkB family carbohydrate kinase gives rise to the protein MSTPAPLLVVGDALLDHDVCGRAERLAPDAPVPVVSGARRVSRPGGAALAACLAAADGRPVTLVTGLGEDDSSTCLTRLLADRVRLIRLPLTGPLSSKTRVLAGSRPLLRLDDGDGRAVGPTDEARRAVTEAGAVLVSDYGRGTADALREALAEASAHRPVVWDPHPRGEAPVRGVRLATPSAAEARGFAGRFATAPEPGGGTALQCAARDAGTLVRRWGAASVAVTLGGRGALLSHGETPLLLPSPVTAEGDACGAGDRFAAAAAGLLADGELTETAVRAAVHAATRYVSEGGVRSLTWEDTAREPAGGAEPVDGALGTAARVRAAGGTVVAAGGCFDLLHAGHVALLEAARRAGDCLVVCVNSDASVRRRKGPGRPLVELADRVRVLRALECVDAVAVFDEDTPERLLGELRPHIWAKGGDYALTRLPETPLVESWGGQVVLFPYLDGRSTTGLARRAASGPRPSGRPR